A window of Paenibacillus phoenicis genomic DNA:
TTATTGATATCAGTTCAATTCTATCGTGACGAAAATTACTTAATGCAACGCTAGTGAGTTCTTATCCTCTGTTAGTTGATTCCGAATATATTCGGCGATCGCCTTCCTGTTTCGTCCTACCGTATCCACAAAGTACCCACGGCACCAGAATTGGCGATTCCCGTATCGATACTTCAGATTCGCAAATTTATCGAAGATCATGAGCGAACTTTTTCCCTTTAAATACCCCATAATTTCCGATACACTCAACTTCGGCGGAATGCTCACCAGCATATGGATGTGATCCGGGCACGCTTCTGCTTCATGAATCTCCACTCCTTTGCGCTCACATAGCTCTCGAATGATTTTTCCAATCTCTCGCTTCAACTTCCCGTAGATGACTTGGCGTCTGTACTTTGGTGCAAATACAATATGGTATTTGCAGTTCCAGCGCGTATGTACTAGACTGCTCTTGTCCTCCTTGATTTGATGTTGCGGTTGGCAGACCGGCTACTATCTTATCATAAAGGTCAAGGGATTTTTACTCATAGCTATAAGCTTTCCTGAACCCCCAGTCGAACTGGGGTTTTCTTACACAAAAAACGAGCGAGGAAACTTAGAGTTTCCTCGCTCACATGAACTTAAATCAATAGCTATTTCACGATGGCGCCATTTGGCATCGTATCCGGCACCGTCGCCAGCGTCAGCTGATCGCCTTCCGAAGCGGCGAGGATCATGCCTTGCGACAGCTCGCCGCGCAGCTTCACCGGCTTCAGGTTGGTCACGCAAATCACTTTGCGTCCAACCAGCTCCTCCGGCTTGTAGAACTTGGCGATGCCCGACACGACCTGGCGCTGCTCATAGCCTAGATCCAGCTGCAGCTTCAGCAGCTTGTCGGCCTTCGGCACCGGCTCGCAGGCGAGCACCTGCGCGACCCGCAGCTCTACCTTGGCGAAATCGTCGATGCCGATTTCGTCCTTCGGCTCCGGCTTCTCCACTGCCGGTGCCGGCGTCGACGCCGAAGCGGCGGCCGGGGCGGCAGCCTCAGCCGCCGGCGTACCCCCGGTCATCGAGTTCGAAATAAACTCGATTTCCTGCTCTGCGTCGAGCCGCGGGAAGATCGGCTCGCCTTTGACGAGCTTCGTTCCGGCCGGGATCAGGCCAAACGTCTTGGCGCTCTCCCAGGTCGTCAGCTCCCCGGGAGCGATGCCGAGCTGCGCCCAGATCTTCGCCGGCGCCTGTGTCAGGAACGGCTGCAACAGGATCGAGGCGATGCGCAGCGACTCGGCCAGATGCGCCATGACCGAAGCGAGCTCGCCTTTCTTCGCTTCATCTTTGGCCAGCACCCACGGCTGCGTCTCATCGATGTATTTGTTCGTGCGGCTGATAAACGCCCCAATATGGGTGAGCGCCACGGAGAACCCCATGTTCTCCATAACCTCCTCTACCTTGCGGACCGTATCCAGCGCCGCTTGCTCCAGCTCCGCATCAAACGCCGTGGCGTTTGGCTCATAAGCCGGCACCTCGCCGCCAAAATATTTCTCCATCATCGCCACCGTACGGTTCAGCAGGTTGCCAAGGTCGTTGGCTAGATCGGAGTTCACCCGCTGTACGAAGCTTTCCGGCGTAAACGAACCGTCCGAACCGAACGGCACCTCACGCAGCAAATAATACCGGGTAGCATCAAGCCCGTAACGGTCGATCAGCACGTTTGGATCCACGACGTTGCCCTTGGATTTGGACATTTTCCCGCCCTTCATCAAGAGCCAGCCATGGCCAAACACCTTCTTCGGCAGCGGCAGCCCCAGCGCCATCAGCATAATCGGCCAGTAAATCGTATGGAAGCGCACGATTTCTTTCCCCACGAGATGAACGTCTGCCGGCCAATACCGCTCAAACAGCTCTTGATTGTCCGTGCCGTAACCAAGGGCCGTGATGTAGTTGGACAACGCATCGATCCACACGTACACGACATGCTTCGGATCGCCTTTGACCTTCACGCCCCAGTCGAACGTTGTGCGCGAGACGGCCAAATCCTCCAGCCCCGGCTTGATGAAGTTGTTGATCATCTCATTCTTGCGGGACTCCGGCTGAATGAAGTCCGGGTTTTCCTCATAGAACTTCAGCAAACGATCCACATACTTGCTCATCCGGAAGAAATAACACTCTTCCTTCACCAGCTCTACCGCATGGCCGCTCTCCGGGCTTTTCCCGCCGATCACTTCGCCTTTTTCATTGCGGATGACATCCACCAGCTGCGATTCCGTATAATACGTCTCGTCAGGAATGCTGTACCAGCCTTCATATTCCCCTTTGTAAATATCCCCTTGCTTCAGCAAACGGTCAAAAATCGCCTCCACGACCTGCTTATGCCGCGGCTCCGTTGTGCGGATAAAGTCATCGTAGGAAATGTCCAGCTTCTCCCACAGCTGCTTGATCCCCGCCACGATCCCGTCTACGAACTGCTGCGGGGTTTGGCCTTTTTCCTTCGCTTTCTGCTCGATCTTCTGTCCGTGCTCATCCGTCCCCGTCAAATAGCGGACATCAAAGCCGCGCAGCCGCTTGTACCGCGCCATGGCATCCCCCGCCACCGTCGTATAGGCATGGCCGATATGCAGCTTATCGCTTGGATAATAGATCGGCGACGTAATGTAAAATGTTGGTTTGTTGGACATCGCGATTCATCTCCTTTTATTTCATGACAAATACGACAAAAAAACTCCCGCCCCATATGGGGCGGGAGAGTTCTCACGCGTTACCACCCAATTTCCCCGCTCCTTCACAGGCTGCGGGCTCCGTTGGTCGAAATTCGACCGTCCGTTAACGCCGGACTCTACGCCATCTCCTTACCGAAGCGCTGCGCATAAAGCGCACGCTGCTCGGCTCAAAGACGGTTCCTCCCGGACCATATTCCAAAGACGCTCCAGACCGGTTTGCAGCTCCCCCGGCTCTCTGTGGCTGGATCCAATCCTTGTACTCATCCGTTCACTGGAAAGTATTGAGGTTGAGGTTGTTCATTTCAAACTTTATATTAAAAAAATTTCCAAACCGTGTCAAGCCGCGCTGGAGTTGGTCTCGCACAAATGCGATTAGGCTTGTCCGCCGCTCAGCGGAGGCGTGCCTTGCTCTCCCCCGCGCTTCTTCTCTACCTTAGGGGGAACCGGATCATAACCGCCCGGATGAAACGGCTGGCATTTCACGATCCGTTTGGCCGCCAGCCAAGACCCTTTCAGCGGGCCATGGACCTCAATCGCCTCCAAAGCATATGCCGAGCAGGTCGGATAAAACCTGCAGGTTGGCGGCTTGAGCGGCGAAATAAACTTGCGGTACACGTGGATCGGCGCCTGAAACGTTTTGCGGACGAGCCCCATCTCAGTGCACCTCGTGTTGCTCCGGCGCGGCATCCTGCGGCTTGCCGTCCGGCCGGCAATTTTTGCAATACCCAAATACCTCAAACTTATGCTTCACAACCTGGAACTGCTCCGGCGCATCGGTCAGCGGCATCGGGCAGAAATGAATCGGATACGTCTTCTCACATTGCAAGCAGATCATATGATGGTGATGATGCCCTTCACTGCTGCAGCTGGCTCGGAACTTCAAACCGTCCTCAAATACGACCTGCTCCAACACCCCCAGCTCCTCCATCACCCGGAGGTTCCGGTACACGGTATCAAAGCTAAGGCCGCTGTATTCCTTACCCATATATTCATAGACGTCCTTAGGGGTCAAATACCCGTCCCGCTCAGCGAACAGTTTGGCCAAGCTTTTGCGTTGGTCGGTAATCCGCAGTCCCCGGCTGGACATCACTTTTATAATCTCCTCGGTCGACAGCATGTGACATTCCTCCCGTCTGCACCTTCGTTCCATGCGTCTCTTCTAATAATGCCCCAAATTCACAGCAGCGTCAATTCGACGGGATCCAACTCCGCGAAACGTAAAAAAGCCCCTTTGCCTTAAAGAAGGCAAAAGAGCGTTAGCGTCTATCTCAACTGTTCAAAATAAACCGGTTCCACTTCTGCTGCCAAGCGACGTCGGACCAAAAGGGATGATGAGGAGCGCAATTGGAGCAGAGCACCATGCCCCAAAAGCCGTGCTCCATCCCTTTTCGTATGGCGTATTCCGCAATAGCTTTGCCGATCGGACCTTCCTCAAATTGGGCGAACAGCGGCGTATAGCCGACATATCCTTCGCCTATAACAACCGGAATGTCGTGCTTCTCTGCCCAATCCGCGGTTTCCTGAAACCGTTCGTCCACCTTCTGCAGCATCGCCTGCTTATGTGCGCCGTAATGCTCATACAAGTATAAATCCCATTTCACCGGGTCGCACCAGTCATGGACGTACATCAGCTTTAGTCCGACCGGATTTTCATGCATTCGCCATTCCTCGCCGACGGGCAGCCGATAGTCCTCAAACGGCGGAGCATCATCTCTTAGTAGAGATCGTACCAAAGCATTAGGAAATTTAATATTCGGATTACGGATCCCTGTCTCCTCCATCAACTGCTGCAATACGCCGTTAATATACATATGAAAATGGGCGACCTCCTCGTTACCCGGCACACTGTCTTTGGAATAGGGTTCGTTCAGCGTGTAGCAGCCGGTGATCCGAAGATCGGCATGCTGCTCTTGTAAATAGGCAAGCGCCTCCTCCACATAAGACTTCGTATACCGGATCAGCTTGCCAAGCTGCCGGGACGGGATACCCGCCTCCAACGCCATCTGACTCAACCGCCCAAACTCGATCTCATTATGCAATTCCACGTAAGCGATGCGGTCCCCAAGCCCAGCCGCTTTGACGAAGCGGATCAACTGATCCATCGACAAGGCCAAAGCCATAAATCGTTCCTGCGGCGGAATCGCCTGCAGCGCTTCGAATAGCTCCGGAGTTTTCAGGAAGCTTGGGCTCTGTTGATACTCCCAAGAAGATAGGATGATG
This region includes:
- the tnpA gene encoding IS200/IS605 family transposase codes for the protein MKEDKSSLVHTRWNCKYHIVFAPKYRRQVIYGKLKREIGKIIRELCERKGVEIHEAEACPDHIHMLVSIPPKLSVSEIMGYLKGKSSLMIFDKFANLKYRYGNRQFWCRGYFVDTVGRNRKAIAEYIRNQLTEDKNSLALH
- the metG gene encoding methionine--tRNA ligase codes for the protein MSNKPTFYITSPIYYPSDKLHIGHAYTTVAGDAMARYKRLRGFDVRYLTGTDEHGQKIEQKAKEKGQTPQQFVDGIVAGIKQLWEKLDISYDDFIRTTEPRHKQVVEAIFDRLLKQGDIYKGEYEGWYSIPDETYYTESQLVDVIRNEKGEVIGGKSPESGHAVELVKEECYFFRMSKYVDRLLKFYEENPDFIQPESRKNEMINNFIKPGLEDLAVSRTTFDWGVKVKGDPKHVVYVWIDALSNYITALGYGTDNQELFERYWPADVHLVGKEIVRFHTIYWPIMLMALGLPLPKKVFGHGWLLMKGGKMSKSKGNVVDPNVLIDRYGLDATRYYLLREVPFGSDGSFTPESFVQRVNSDLANDLGNLLNRTVAMMEKYFGGEVPAYEPNATAFDAELEQAALDTVRKVEEVMENMGFSVALTHIGAFISRTNKYIDETQPWVLAKDEAKKGELASVMAHLAESLRIASILLQPFLTQAPAKIWAQLGIAPGELTTWESAKTFGLIPAGTKLVKGEPIFPRLDAEQEIEFISNSMTGGTPAAEAAAPAAASASTPAPAVEKPEPKDEIGIDDFAKVELRVAQVLACEPVPKADKLLKLQLDLGYEQRQVVSGIAKFYKPEELVGRKVICVTNLKPVKLRGELSQGMILAASEGDQLTLATVPDTMPNGAIVK
- the yidD gene encoding membrane protein insertion efficiency factor YidD; translated protein: MGLVRKTFQAPIHVYRKFISPLKPPTCRFYPTCSAYALEAIEVHGPLKGSWLAAKRIVKCQPFHPGGYDPVPPKVEKKRGGEQGTPPLSGGQA
- a CDS encoding Fur family transcriptional regulator → MLSTEEIIKVMSSRGLRITDQRKSLAKLFAERDGYLTPKDVYEYMGKEYSGLSFDTVYRNLRVMEELGVLEQVVFEDGLKFRASCSSEGHHHHHMICLQCEKTYPIHFCPMPLTDAPEQFQVVKHKFEVFGYCKNCRPDGKPQDAAPEQHEVH
- a CDS encoding cellulase-like family protein, which encodes MYKISTHLPRKLTITMWDFSWYTMTMPGEPFHDLEQCFKEAVERGYNTIRICAMPCLLFKADGPRHGRLAFSNLGSVGVRTRWYNCKGGAEIDGHQHLLNLFTLAKQYDMFIILSSWEYQQSPSFLKTPELFEALQAIPPQERFMALALSMDQLIRFVKAAGLGDRIAYVELHNEIEFGRLSQMALEAGIPSRQLGKLIRYTKSYVEEALAYLQEQHADLRITGCYTLNEPYSKDSVPGNEEVAHFHMYINGVLQQLMEETGIRNPNIKFPNALVRSLLRDDAPPFEDYRLPVGEEWRMHENPVGLKLMYVHDWCDPVKWDLYLYEHYGAHKQAMLQKVDERFQETADWAEKHDIPVVIGEGYVGYTPLFAQFEEGPIGKAIAEYAIRKGMEHGFWGMVLCSNCAPHHPFWSDVAWQQKWNRFILNS